A single window of Gossypium hirsutum isolate 1008001.06 chromosome A10, Gossypium_hirsutum_v2.1, whole genome shotgun sequence DNA harbors:
- the LOC107925316 gene encoding tropomyosin isoform X2 yields the protein MAAPLFPAIFTGFFFFVFLISLTSQDQLNNNDHNLLIRELDDAKLKLSRLESVLEETIQSIDAKTLLLKEREKLLEDMENKITYLQSVISTLEDDSLLADEKLKALEEEVRLLWDASRKNNFELHVLESEAQDTEDRVEAVNLKVEKMAEVVTEQWIQIQHLEQALQLAQRRALQDQKQRYMRCSFLRLQGFIKQEMRRNEFTAAFVNDEFVFFLASALITFPVLGAWMVLSSQFS from the exons ATGGCGGCTCCTCTCTTTCCCGCCATTTTCACTGGTTTCTTCTTCTTCGTCTTCCTCATCTCTCTCACGTCGCAAGATCAACTAAATAACAACGACCACAACCTCTTGATCCGTGAATTGGATGACGCCAAGCTAAAGCTCTCTCGTTTGG AATCTGTTCTCGAAGAAACAATTCAAAGCATTGATGCTAAAACCCTTCTTCTCAAGGAACGCGAGAAGCTTCTCGAAGACATGGAAAACAAGATCACTTATCTGCAGTCTGTTATATCCACTCTTGAG GATGATTCATTACTTGCTGATGAAAAGCTTAAGGCTCTAGAAGAGGAG GTACGTTTGCTTTGGGATGCTTCGAGAAAGAACAACTTTGAACTTCATGTTTTGGAATCAGAAGCACAGGACACTGAAGATAGGGTGGAAGCTGttaatttaaaagttgaaaag ATGGCAGAAGTTGTTACAGAACAATGGATTCAAATTCAACATCTTGAGCAGGCGCTTCAACTTGCACAA AGGAGGGCATTGCAAGATCAAAAGCAAAGGTACATGAGATGCTCATTCTTGAGG TTGCAAGGTTTCATCAAACAAGAAATGCGAAGAAATGAATTTACTGCAGCCTTTGTCAATGATGAATTTGTATTCTTTCTG GCTTCGGCATTGATTACCTTCCCTGTACTGGGTGCTTGGATGGTGCTGTCATCACAGTTCAGCTAG
- the LOC107925316 gene encoding uncharacterized protein isoform X1 — protein sequence MAAPLFPAIFTGFFFFVFLISLTSQDQLNNNDHNLLIRELDDAKLKLSRLESVLEETIQSIDAKTLLLKEREKLLEDMENKITYLQSVISTLEDDSLLADEKLKALEEEVRLLWDASRKNNFELHVLESEAQDTEDRVEAVNLKVEKMAEVVTEQWIQIQHLEQALQLAQRRALQDQKQRYMRCSFLRFFNDLSERHLPKMLGVLEYYSFGKGSTIKYYMSQALQQLRRFYSAIKKYHHQLQGFIKQEMRRNEFTAAFVNDEFVFFLASALITFPVLGAWMVLSSQFS from the exons ATGGCGGCTCCTCTCTTTCCCGCCATTTTCACTGGTTTCTTCTTCTTCGTCTTCCTCATCTCTCTCACGTCGCAAGATCAACTAAATAACAACGACCACAACCTCTTGATCCGTGAATTGGATGACGCCAAGCTAAAGCTCTCTCGTTTGG AATCTGTTCTCGAAGAAACAATTCAAAGCATTGATGCTAAAACCCTTCTTCTCAAGGAACGCGAGAAGCTTCTCGAAGACATGGAAAACAAGATCACTTATCTGCAGTCTGTTATATCCACTCTTGAG GATGATTCATTACTTGCTGATGAAAAGCTTAAGGCTCTAGAAGAGGAG GTACGTTTGCTTTGGGATGCTTCGAGAAAGAACAACTTTGAACTTCATGTTTTGGAATCAGAAGCACAGGACACTGAAGATAGGGTGGAAGCTGttaatttaaaagttgaaaag ATGGCAGAAGTTGTTACAGAACAATGGATTCAAATTCAACATCTTGAGCAGGCGCTTCAACTTGCACAA AGGAGGGCATTGCAAGATCAAAAGCAAAGGTACATGAGATGCTCATTCTTGAGG TTCTTTAATGACCTTTCTGAAAGACATCTTCCAAAGATGCTTGGTGTATTGGAATATTATTCATTCGGAAAAGGATCTACCATTAAGTACTACATGTCTCAAGCTCTGCAACAATTAAGAAGATTTTACTCAGCAATTAAAAAGTATCACCATCAG TTGCAAGGTTTCATCAAACAAGAAATGCGAAGAAATGAATTTACTGCAGCCTTTGTCAATGATGAATTTGTATTCTTTCTG GCTTCGGCATTGATTACCTTCCCTGTACTGGGTGCTTGGATGGTGCTGTCATCACAGTTCAGCTAG
- the LOC107925315 gene encoding triose phosphate/phosphate translocator, chloroplastic, with the protein MESRLLSRASVITGLPQLRPKLSPGIVNVSFASAKPIGAVGEGGNLIWGRQLRPSLLLECSSVSKPEVLKPVSAAASSPAEGGSDSAGDGKIAPVGFFEKYPALVTGFFFFMWYFLNVIFNILNKKIYNYFPYPYFVSVIHLFVGVVYCLVSWAVGLPKRAPIDSNLLKLLIPVAVCHGLGHVTSNVSFAAVAVSFTHTIKALEPFFNAAASQFILGQSIPITLWLSLAPVVIGVSMASLTELSFNWTGFISAMISNISFTYRSIYSKKAMTDMDSTNVYAYISIIALFVCIPPALIFEGPQLLKHGFNDAIAKVGMTKFISDLFWVGMFYHLYNQLATNTLERVAPLTHAVGNVLKRVFVIGFSIIVFGNKISTQTGIGTVIAIAGVAAYSFIKAKMEEEKRQMKAA; encoded by the exons ATGGAGTCGCGATTGTTATCACGCGCTTCTGTTATCACCGGCTTACCTCAGCTCAGGCCGAAGCTTTCGCCAGGGATTGTCAACGTTTCGTTTGCTTCGGCTAAGCCGATCGGAGCCGTCGGTGAAGGCGGGAACCTCATATGGGGGAGGCAACTAAGGCCCTCCTTGCTACTAGAATGCTCGTCGGTTAGCAAGCCAGAGGTCCTGAAACCGGTTTCGGCTGCCGCGTCGTCACCGGCCGAGGGAGGAAGCGATTCCGCCGG GGATGGGAAGATTGCTCCGGTTGGATTCTTCGAGAAGTATCCCGCTCTTGTTACCGGATTTTTCTTCTTCATGTG gTACTTCTTGAATGTAATATTCAACATTCTCAACAAGAAGATCTACAATTACTTCCCTTATCCCTA TTTTGTATCGGTCATTCACTTGTTCGTTGGGGTAGTTTACTGTTTGGTGAGCTGGGCCGTAGGCCTCCCTAAGCGGGCT CCTATTGATTCAAACCTACTGAAGTTGTTGATTCCTGTTGCTGTATGCCATGGACTTGGTCATGTAACTAGCAATGTCTCCTTTGCAGCTGTTGCTGTTTCtttcacccacactatcaaag CTCTTGAGCCTTTCTTTAACGCTGCTGCTTCCCAGTTCATACTTGGACAATCAATACCAATCACTCTATGGTTGTCTCTTGCTCCTGTTGTTATTG GTGTATCCATGGCATCACTGACTGAGCTGTCATTCAATTGGACGGGTTTCATTAGCGCAATGATTTCCAACATCTCCTTCACTTACAGGAGTATCTATTCCAAGAAAGCCATG ACGGATATGGACAGTACAAATGTCTATGCTTATATTTCCATCATTGCTCTCTTCGTCTGTATTCCCCCAGCCCTCATT TTTGAGGGTCCTCAATTGTTGAAGCATGGTTTCAATGATGCTATTGCTAAAGTGGGTATGACTAAGTTCATCTCAGATCTTTTCTGGGTGGGAATGTTTTACCATCTCTATAATCAG ttgGCTACCAATACTCTGGAGCGGGTGGCACCACTGACCCATGCAGTGGGCAACGTGCTGAAACGTGTATTTGTCATTGGCTTCTCAATCATTGTCTTTG GAAACAAGATTTCAACTCAGACTGGTATAGGAACAGTCATTGCAATTGCTGGAGTGGCAGCCTACTCTTTCATTAAGGCCAAGATGGAAGAAGAGAAACGA CAAATGAAAGCAGCATGA
- the LOC107924986 gene encoding protein DMP4 has translation MTAGLILLCGLSCFFTSFTDSFRDKDGNVCYGLATLNGLWVIDGSGTLPSESAAKYRLRFIDFVHAFLSILVFAAVALFDQNVVNCFYPAPSRQAQEMLTALPVGIGVLGSMLFVVFPTTRHGIGFPLSAN, from the coding sequence ATGACTGCCGGACTGATACTCCTTTGTGGGTTGTCGTGTTTCTTCACCAGCTTCACGGATAGTTTCAGAGACAAGGATGGGAATGTTTGTTACGGGTTGGCAACTTTGAATGGGTTGTGGGTCATTGATGGTTCGGGCACTTTACCGTCGGAATCTGCGGCGAAATACCGGTTGCGGTTTATAGATTTCGTACATGCTTTTTTGTCGATACTGGTGTTCGCGGCTGTGGCGCTGTTTGATCAGAACGTGGTGAATTGCTTTTATCCGGCACCGTCGAGACAGGCTCAGGAGATGCTCACTGCGTTACCGGTTGGTATTGGGGTTTTGGGTAGTATGTTGTTTGTTGTCTTCCCTACTACACGCCATGGAATTGGCTTTCCTTTGTCGGCCAATTAA